A region from the Triticum urartu cultivar G1812 chromosome 1, Tu2.1, whole genome shotgun sequence genome encodes:
- the LOC125514052 gene encoding pentatricopeptide repeat-containing protein At2g30100, chloroplastic produces MALSSRAAAFPHVSLPSPRPRPAAVSLRPPPPPRSVRLDHVIPADAAELGLAGGGLLAAAIEHLEREPAAAADDKAPLADLSPRELQLVLVYFAQEGRDAYCALEVFDWLRRADRVDGETMELMTAIACGWIERLVGAGGDVSDVSALLGEMDCVGLRPGFSLVEKAVALYWDRSERARAVEFVRDVLRRGSVAAGGEYDGERGGPVGYLAWKIMMDGDYRDAVKLVIEFKESGLKPEVYSYLIGLTALVKEQKEFSKALRKLNLSVKDGSIAKLDTESMHNIEKYQSKLLGDGVLLSNWAVQEGSSEVLGLVHERLLSLYTCAGCGLEAERQLWELKLVGREPDTQLYDVVLAICASQGEAAAVRRLLAGVESTSAGRRKKSMSWLLRGYLKGGFYLDASETLLRMLDMGLSPDYLDRAAVLTALQRNIQESGNLESYMKLCKRLSETDLIAPCVLYLYVRKFKLWMMRML; encoded by the exons ATGGCCCTCTCCTCGCGCGCCGCCGCTTTCCCGCACGTCTCCCTCCCCTCCCCccgcccgcgccccgccgccgtctccctcCGGCCCCCGCCTCCCCCGCGCTCGGTGCGGCTCGACCACGTCATCCCCGCCGACGCCGCCgagctcggcctcgccggcggcggGCTCCTGGCCGCCGCCATCGAGCACCTCGAGCGGGAGCCCGCCGCGGCGGCCGACGACAAGGCCCCGCTCGCCGACCTCTCCCCGAGGGAGCTCCAGCTCGTGCTCGTCTACTTCGCGCAGGAGGGCCGCGACGCCTACTGCGCGCTCGAGGTCTTCGACTGGCTGCGCCGCGCCGACCGCGTCGACGGCGAGACCATGGAGCTCATGACGGCCATCGCCTGCGGCTGGATCGAGCGCCTCGTGGGGGCCGGGGGTGACGTCTCCGACGTCTCCGCGCTCCTGGGGGAGATGGACTGCGTCGGCCTCCGCCCCGGGTTTAGCCTCGTCGAGAAGGCCGTCGCGCTCTACTGGGACCGCAGCGAGAGGGCGCGCGCTGTTGAGTTCGTCAGGGACGTGCTCAGGAGGGGGAGCGTGGCCGCGGGAGGGGAGTATGACGGCGAGCGTGGAGGCCCCGTCGGTTACCTCGCCTGGAAGATTATG ATGGACGGGGACTACAGAGATGCTGTTAAATTGGTCATTGAATTCAAAGAGAGTGGACTGAAACCTGAAGTCTATAGTTATCTTATTGGGTTGACTGCCTTGGTTAAAGAGCAAAAGGAATTCTCAAAGGCATTGCGTAAATTGAATCTGTCAGTGAAGGATGGCTCAATTGCCAAACTGGATACTGAGAGCATGCACAACATCGAGAAGTATCAATCCAAATTATTAGGGGATGGTGTTCTTTTATCAAATTGGGCAGTTCAGGAAGGCAGCAGTGAGGTTCTAGGACTTGTGCATGAGAGGCTCCTTTCATTGTACACTTGTGCTGGTTGTGGCTTAGAAGCTGAGCGCCAACTTTGGGAATTGAAGCTTGTTGGTAGGGAACCTGATACACAGCTCTATGATGTTGTCTTGGCCATTTGTGCTTCTCAAGGGGAAGCTGCTGCTGTTAGACGATTGCTTGCAGGAGTCGAGTCAACCAGCGCAGGAAGAAGGAAGAAGTCTATGTCATGGCTCCTGCGAGGCTACCTTAAAGGTGGTTTCTATCTGGATGCCTCGGAAACACTTTTGCGGATGCTTGATATGGGCTTATCTCCTGATTACCTGGACAGAGCGGCTGTACTGACTGCACTGCAGAGAAACATACAGGAATCCGGCAACCTAGAATCATACATGAAACTCTGCAAGCGCCTATCTGAGACAGATCTGATTGCACCGTGCGTCCTATATCTGTATGTACGCAAATTCAAGCTGTGGATGATGCGCATGCTGTGA
- the LOC125514076 gene encoding uncharacterized protein LOC125514076: MAAQDTPMITEDDYETQQKKQAAADVLFNYSQFVMVCIGEGVRPTDLRLHLMKEISGMPTSLKEEPRQAAASPDSSGEPSSSGTMKEDRSEIP, encoded by the exons ATGGCTGCACAAGACACTCCTATGATCACCGAGGATGACTATGAG ACTCAGCAGAAGAAGCAAGCTGCTGCAGATGTTCTTTTCAACTATTCACAGTTTGTTATGGTGTGCATTGGTGAGGGAGTTCGCCCGACTGATCTCCGGTTGCACCTTATGAAG GAAATTTCAGGGATGCCCACCTCTTTGAAGGAAGAGCCACGGCAGGCAGCTGCCTCCCCAGATTCTAGCGGTGAACCATCATCCTCTGGGACGATGAAAGAAGACAGGAGCGAAATCCCATAA